The following is a genomic window from Hippoglossus stenolepis isolate QCI-W04-F060 chromosome 14, HSTE1.2, whole genome shotgun sequence.
ctaccccacttacaactaccactaccccaactacaacaaccacgaccccaacaacaaccaccccTACCCCAACTatcactaccccaactacaacaacctctaccccaacgacaacaacaactaccccaactactacaaccactaccccaacaaccacgacaccaacgacaacaaccactaccccaactacaacaaccactaccccaactactacaaccactaccccaactacaacaaccactaccccaactactacaaccactaccccaactacaactaccctaccaacaaccacaactaccccaagtacaacaaccactaccccaactacaacaaccactaccccaacaataacaaccacaacaccaacgacaacaaccacctccacgaccccaactacaacaaccactaccccagctacaacaaccactacccaaactacaactaccaccggcccaactacaactaccccaactacaactaccactactccaacaacaaccactaataccccaactacaactaacactaccccaactacaactaccactaccccaacaacaactaccactaccccaactacaactaacccaacgacaactaccactacctcaactacaactaccactaccccaacgacaactaccactaccccaactacaacaaccactaccccaactacaaccaccactaccccaactacaactaccactaccccaactacaacaaccactaccccaactacaacaaccactaccccaactacaaccaccactaccccaactacaactaccactacaccaactacaacaaccactaccccaactacaacaaacactaccccaactactacaaacactaccccaactacaactaccactaccccaacgacaactaccactaccccaaccacaactaccactaccccaactacaacaaccactaccccaactacaactaccactaccccaactacaacaaccactaccccaactacaacaaccactaccccaactacaacaaccactaccccaactacaagtaccactaccccaacaacaaccaccactaccccaactacagctaccactacaccaactacaactaccactaccccaacgacaacaaccattaccccaacgacaactaccactaccccaactacaacaaccactaccccaacaacaactaccactaccccatctacaactaccactaccccatctacaactaccactaccccaactacaactaccactaccccaacaacaacaacaaccactaccccaactacaacaaccactaccccaaaaataacaaccacaacaccaacgacaacaaccacctccacgaccccaacgacaacaaccactacccgaactacaactaccactactccaacaacaaccactactaccccaactacaactaacactaccccaactacaactaccactaccccaacaacaactaccactaccccaactacaactaccactaccccaacgacaactaccactaccccaactacaactacctctaccccaacgacaactaccactaccccaactacaacaaccactaccccaactacaactaccactacaccaactacaacaaccactaccccaactacaacaaccactaccccaactactacaaacactaccccaactacaactaccctaccaacaaccaccactaccccaactacaactaccactaccccaacgacaactaccactaccacaaccccaacaaccactaccccaactacaacaaccactaccccaactacaacaaccactaccccaactacaactaccactaccccaacaacaaccaccactactccaactacaagtaccactaccccaaccacaaccaccactacccaaactacaactaccactaccccatctagaactaccactaccccaactacaactaccactaccactaccccaacaacaacaaccactaccccaacaacaactaccactaccccaactacaactaccactactccaacgacaactaccactaccccaactacaactaccactaccccaacgacaactaccactaccccaactacaacaaccactaccccaactacaacaaccactaccccaactacaactaccactacaccaagtacaacaaccactaccccaactacaacaaccactaccccaactacaacaaacactaccccaactacaactaccctaccaacaaccaccactaccccaactacaactaccactaccccaacgacaactaccactaccccaaccacaactaccacaaccccaacaaccactaccccaactacaactaccactaccccaacaacaataccactaccccaaccccaacaaccactaccccaacaacaactaccactaccccaacaacaaccaccactactccaactacaactacc
Proteins encoded in this region:
- the LOC124854686 gene encoding integumentary mucin C.1-like; translation: TTTTTTPTTTTTTTTPTTTTPTTTTTTPTTTTTTPTTTTTTPTTTTTTPTTSTTTPTTTTTTQTTTTTTPSRTTTTPTTTTTTTTPTTTTTTPTTTTTTPTTTTTTPTTTTTTPTTTTTTPTTTTTTPTTTTTTPTTTTTTPTTTTTTPSTTTTTPTTTTTTPTTT
- the LOC124854684 gene encoding mucin-2-like, translated to PTTTTTTPTTTTPTTTTTTPTTTTTTPTTTTTTPTTTTTTPTTTTTTPTTTTLPTTTTTPTTTTTTQTTTTTGPTTTTPTTTTTTPTTTTNTPTTTNTTPTTTTTTPTTTTTTPTTTNPTTTTTTSTTTTTTPTTTTTTPTTTTTTPTTTTTTPTTTTTTPTTTTTTPTTTTTTPTTTTTTPTTTTTTPTTTTTTPTTTNTTPTTTNTTPTTTTTTPTTTTTTPTTTTTTPTTTTTTPTTTTTTPTTTTTTPTTTTTTPTTTTTTPTTSTTTPTTTTTTPTTATTTPTTTTTTPTTTTITPTTTTTTPTTTTTTPTTTTTTPSTTTTTPSTTTTTPTTTTTTPTTTTTTTPTTTTTTPKITTTTPTTTTTSTTPTTTTTTRTTTTTTPTTTTTTPTTTNTTPTTTTTTPTT